One region of Juglans regia cultivar Chandler chromosome 4, Walnut 2.0, whole genome shotgun sequence genomic DNA includes:
- the LOC108995178 gene encoding ethylene-overproduction protein 1 gives MQHNLFTTMRSLKIMDGCKGTQVYAFNPSGPNTGGGGGGGVGDKLLNHLQDHLRVNSIRSKLNRGFQAPPNTAPNVVPENLLPHGLPKTDLLEPRIEPCLKSVDFAETLADVYRRIENCSQFEKYKVYLEQCVIFRGLSDPKLFRRSLRSARQHAVDVHMKVVLAAWLRFERREDELIGYSAMDCCGRNLECPKASLVSGYDPESIYDSCSCSRTPREEVDDEILMGHEECSTSEEDGDMSFCIGDEEVRCVRYNIASLSRPFKAMLYGGFKESRREKINFSQNGISAEGMRAVVIFSRIKRVGSFDPHTVLELLSLANKFCCEEMKSACDAHLASLICDMEDAMLLIEYGLEETAYLLVAACLQVFLRELPSSIHTPNVMRIFCSSEARERLAMVGHASFALYYFLSQIALDEDMKSNTTVMLLERLQECAVESWQKQLASHQLGVVMLERKEYKDAQHWFEAAVEVGHVYSLVGIARAKFKRGHKYSAYKQMNSLISDYSPAGWMYQERSMYCCGKEKMMDLKTATDLDPTLSYPYKYRAVSLVEENQLGAAISELNKIIGFKVSPDCLELRAWFSIVLEDYEGALRDVRALLTLDPNYMMFDGKMHGDYLVELLRPHVQQWSQADCWMQLYDRWSSVDDIGSLAVVHHMLANDPGKSLLRFRQSLLLLRLNCQKAAMRSLRLARNYSTSEHERLVYEGWILYDTGHREEALARAEESISIQRSFEAFFLKAYALADSSLNLESSMYVIQLLEEALRCPSDGLRKGQALNNLGSVYVDCDKLDLAADCYTSALNIKHTRAHQGLARVYHLKNQRKAAYDEMTRLIEKAQNNASAYEKRSEYCDRDMAKSDLIMATQLDPLRTYPYRYRAAVLMDDHKENEAITELTRAIAFKLDVQLLHLRAAFHESMGDYISTTRDCEAALCLDPSHADTLELYKKPREQINEQQN, from the exons ATGCAGCACAATCTATTCACCACAATGCGTAGTTTGAAGATCATGGATGGGTGTAAAGGCACTCAGGTCTACGCTTTTAACCCATCCGGGCCTAACactggtggtggtggcggcggTGGCGTGGGCGACAAGCTTTTAAACCACCTCCAGGATCATCTCAGGGTCAATTCGATTCGATCCAAATTGAATCGGGGTTTCCAAGCTCCTCCTAACACAGCCCCGAATGTTGTACCTGAGAATCTTCTACCACACGGACTCCCCAAGACCGATCTCCTTGAGCCACGGATTGAACCGTGCCTTAAATCTGTTGATTTCGCTGAAACCTTAGCTGATGTGTATCGCAGGATTGAGAATTGTTCTCAGTTTGAGAAATATAAGGTGTATCTTGAACAATGTGTGATTTTCCGGGGGCTATCCGATCCCAAATTGTTCCGGCGGAGCCTTAGGTCCGCTAGACAGCATGCTGTTGATGTGCATATGAAAGTTGTCCTCGCCGCATGGTTGCGGTTTGAGAGGAGGGAGGATGAGCTTATTGGATATTCAGCAATGGATTGCTGTGGACGGAATCTTGAGTGTCCTAAGGCTAGTTTGGTATCCGGGTACGACCCTGAATCAATATATGATTCTTGTTCATGTTCTCGGACCCCTAGGGAGGAAGTTGATGATGAAATCTTAATGGGGCATGAGGAATGTTCGACTTCGGAGGAGGATGGTGATATGTCTTTTTGCATTGGGGATGAAGAAGTTAGGTGTGTACGATACAATATTGCATCACTTTCAAGACCGTTTAAAGCAATGTTGTATGGTGGCTTCAAGGAGTCACGAAGGGAGAAAATAAACTTTTCACAGAATGGGATTTCTGCAGAGGGAATGAGAGCTGTGGTGATATTTAGCAGGATAAAAAGAGTAGGTTCTTTTGATCCACATACCGTGTTGGAGCTACTCTCTTTGGCAAACAAGTTTTGTTGCGAGGAGATGAAGTCCGCTTGTGATGCTCATTTAGCATCTCTGATCTGTGACATGGAGGACGCAATGTTACTAATTGAGTATGGGTTGGAGGAAACTGCATATCTTCTAGTGGCAGCTTGCTTGCAGGTGTTCTTGAGAGAGCTCCCAAGTTCCATCCACACTCCCAATgtgatgagaattttttgtAGTTCAGAGGCTAGGGAAAGATTGGCTATGGTTGGGCATGCTTCTTTTGCTTTGTACTATTTCTTGAGTCAGATTGCCTTGGATGAAGACATGAAATCAAACACTACAGTGATGCTGCTGGAGAGGTTGCAGGAGTGTGCAGTTGAAAGTTGGCAGAAGCAACTTGCATCTCACCAGTTGGGTGTTGTCATGCTTGAGAGGAAAGAATATAAAGATGCACAGCATTGGTTCGAGGCTGCAGTTGAGGTGGGCCATGTTTATTCATTAGTGGGCATTGCAAGGGCCAAGTTTAAGCGTGGGCATAAGTATTCAGCGTACAAGCAGATGAATTCTCTCATTTCAGATTATTCCCCAGCTGGCTGGATGTATCAGGAGCGATCTATGTATTGTTGTGGGAAGGAGAAGATGATGGATTTGAAAACTGCAACTGATTTGGATCCAACTCTCTCTTATCCATACAAGTACCGAGCTGTTTCACTAGTGGAGGAGAACCAGCTTGGGGCGGCAATATCagaacttaataaaataattggattCAAAGTTTCACCTGACTGCCTCGAACTGCGTGCATGGTTTTCCATTGTTCTAGAAGATTACGAAGGAGCTCTAAGAGACGTCCGGGCACTATTGACGTTGGACCCAAATTATATGATGTTTGATGGGAAAATGCATGGCGACTACTTAGTTGAGCTCCTCCGCCCTCATGTTCAGCAGTGGAGTCAGGCTGATTGTTGGATGCAATTGTATGATCGATGGTCCTCTGTTGATGATATTGGATCTCTAGCTGTTGTACACCATATGTTGGCAAATGACCCAGGGAAGAGTCTCCTACGCTTTCGGCAGTCTCTTCTTCTGTTGCg GTTAAATTGCCAAAAGGCAGCTATGCGTAGCCTCCGGTTGGCTAGAAATTACTCAACTTCTGAGCATGAACGTCTTGTTTATGAAGGGTGGATTTTGTATGATACTGGCCATCGTGAAGAAGCATTAGCAAGGGCTGAGGAATCCATTTCTATACAGAGATCATTTGAAGCTTTCTTCCTTAAAGCATATGCTTTAGCAGACTCTAGTCTCAATCTTGAGTCTTCAATGTATGTGATCCAGCTTTTGGAGGAAGCCCTTAGATGCCCCTCAGATGGCCTTCGGAAAGGACAA GCATTGAATAATCTAGGAAGTGTCTATGTAGACTGTGATAAGCTGGATCTTGCTGCTGACTGCTACACGAGTGCACTCAATATCAAGCATACACGAGCACATCAGGGTTTGGCACGTGTATATCATCTTAAAAATCAACGCAAAGCTGCATATGATGAGATGACAAGGCTCATAGAGAAGGCCCAGAACAACGCATCGGCTTATGAGAAACGTTCGGAATACTGTGACCGTGACATGGCAAAAAGTGATCTTATTATGGCAACACAGTTAGATCCCCTGAGGACATACCCTTACAGATATAGGGCAGCGG TTTTAATGGATGACCACAAAGAAAACGAAGCCATAACAGAGCTTACAAGGGCCATAGCTTTCAAGCTGGACGTGCAGCTGCTACATCTTCGAGCGGCATTTCATGAATCAATGGGGGATTATATCTCCACCACTCGGGATTGTGAAGCAGCTCTCTGTCTTGATCCCAGCCATGCTGATACTCTTGAGCTCTATAAGAAACCAAGGGAGCAAATTAATGAACAACAAAATTGA